In the genome of Persephonella sp. KM09-Lau-8, one region contains:
- a CDS encoding helix-turn-helix domain-containing protein gives MDFYLMAKNNTIKCPNCNSTNCVKNGKVNGRQTYLCKECYSRFLVERNKKRYPPSLKKEAIKLYKEGKTLTEIANILNIKVQTVHYWIKHKSSNLENN, from the coding sequence GTGGACTTCTATCTGATGGCTAAAAATAACACAATAAAATGCCCTAATTGTAATTCAACAAATTGCGTTAAAAATGGTAAAGTAAACGGCAGACAGACCTATCTATGTAAAGAATGTTATTCAAGGTTTTTAGTAGAAAGGAATAAAAAAAGATATCCACCAAGTTTAAAAAAAGAAGCAATTAAATTATACAAAGAGGGTAAAACTTTGACGGAAATCGCAAATATACTAAATATAAAAGTTCAAACCGTTCATTACTGGATTAAACATAAATCATCAAATTTGGAAAATAATTGA
- a CDS encoding fimbrial major subunit CsuA/B family protein, translating to MKKLVIAGLTATVIPFAAMAGTDSDSFTITATVSPYCEVTSPAGDISVSYNPYDDTDVTTTATTGFNCVEGTSYSITVTAPSALTSTDTTDTLSINVSPTSGSGTDSNGMEGAESFTMNITIPAGQDVAVGTYSGTVTVDISY from the coding sequence ATGAAAAAATTAGTAATTGCAGGTCTCACAGCTACAGTAATCCCATTTGCTGCTATGGCTGGAACAGATTCTGATAGTTTCACAATTACCGCAACAGTTTCTCCTTATTGTGAGGTGACATCTCCAGCAGGAGACATTTCAGTCAGCTACAATCCTTATGACGATACTGATGTTACCACTACAGCCACAACAGGATTTAACTGTGTAGAAGGAACAAGTTATTCTATAACTGTAACTGCACCATCGGCTCTTACAAGCACTGATACTACAGATACCTTATCAATCAATGTAAGCCCAACATCTGGTTCCGGAACAGATAGCAATGGTATGGAAGGAGCAGAAAGCTTTACTATGAATATAACAATTCCAGCTGGACAGGATGTAGCAGTTGGAACATATTCAGGAACCGTAACAGTAGATATAAGCTACTAA
- a CDS encoding spore coat protein U domain-containing protein, translating into MKRKIIASILGVGVVWSGSVAEGTATDSYTVEATVSPYCEILSLSDVSISYNPYRPSVTSEPASFSFKCVKGTNFQISATSANGGYLVKTDDPDEKIAYSLGAYVQYASSTAFSSDIFTTSLSATAETKEPPVAALRFTNIPSGQNVSVGTYTDTVTLTITY; encoded by the coding sequence ATGAAAAGAAAAATAATAGCCTCAATTTTAGGGGTAGGGGTTGTATGGAGTGGATCTGTTGCAGAGGGAACTGCAACAGATAGTTACACAGTAGAAGCAACTGTATCCCCTTATTGTGAAATACTTTCTTTATCTGATGTGTCTATCTCTTATAATCCTTATAGACCTTCGGTAACATCGGAACCAGCAAGTTTTTCTTTTAAATGTGTAAAAGGAACAAATTTCCAGATATCAGCGACCAGTGCAAATGGTGGATATCTGGTAAAGACAGATGATCCAGATGAAAAAATTGCTTACTCGCTGGGAGCTTATGTCCAATACGCATCTTCAACTGCCTTTAGCTCAGACATATTTACCACCTCTTTAAGTGCTACAGCCGAAACAAAAGAGCCTCCAGTAGCAGCTTTAAGATTTACAAATATACCGTCAGGTCAGAATGTAAGTGTAGGAACTTATACAGATACAGTCACACTTACAATAACATATTGA
- a CDS encoding fimbria/pilus periplasmic chaperone → METTKKTFFILLPLFFFLINGAFALDFSIQPIRIYMSAEKNTAVFKIENLTEKKTITVETEVKEWDQDENGKFILKETEDLIVVPPYIELEPRQKQLVKLAYLGSFDGKIQKTYRLIVKQIPQEIKPEKNPKKIKTAIQIVLHVSVPVFVNPPGVDISYDLDITPVYKGKDKIVLDIKNKGNGFTRIINVQCFKGDKEIYNKDYAFYILPQKEVKFIIKKFTNENGKSTVAQFEEIPDKIKITLEDGKEISINL, encoded by the coding sequence ATGGAAACCACTAAAAAAACTTTTTTCATCCTCCTTCCCCTTTTTTTCTTTCTTATAAATGGGGCTTTTGCCCTTGATTTTTCTATACAGCCAATAAGGATTTATATGTCTGCTGAAAAAAATACCGCTGTATTTAAGATTGAAAATCTAACAGAGAAAAAGACAATAACCGTAGAAACGGAAGTTAAGGAATGGGATCAGGATGAAAATGGAAAGTTTATCTTAAAAGAGACAGAAGATTTAATCGTTGTTCCTCCATATATAGAACTTGAGCCAAGACAAAAACAGCTTGTTAAACTGGCTTATTTAGGGTCGTTTGATGGAAAAATTCAAAAAACATATCGTTTAATAGTAAAACAGATTCCTCAAGAGATAAAACCGGAAAAAAATCCTAAAAAAATTAAAACTGCTATTCAGATTGTTTTGCACGTAAGCGTTCCTGTTTTTGTTAATCCTCCTGGAGTAGATATTTCTTATGATTTAGACATAACTCCTGTATATAAAGGTAAGGACAAAATAGTTCTCGATATAAAAAATAAAGGTAACGGATTTACACGGATAATTAATGTTCAATGTTTTAAAGGAGATAAAGAAATATATAACAAAGATTATGCATTTTACATCCTTCCACAAAAAGAGGTTAAGTTTATCATAAAGAAATTTACAAATGAAAACGGTAAATCTACTGTGGCACAATTCGAAGAAATACCAGATAAAATAAAAATCACACTTGAAGATGGCAAAGAGATTTCTATTAATCTTTAG
- a CDS encoding fimbria/pilus outer membrane usher protein, whose protein sequence is MYVKQSELKRIGLTKIPPNVTKLIKKQPYVCITCIKGVEIDINYNLLTANIKVPPEYFSQKKVEIKRRKITPVESNGWFIEYDSLYSKYSTHNELRTKLNFNYFFSNKNFYTDFVHYSDQNENKLIRLDSMLRIDDVPNIREIDIGDIYLQNSIWNYYLRVGGFRIGTNYDLRPDIITYPLPDFSGKIAVPSSIDIFVENAKVFSQNLKPGPFEIRDIPVITPEGNIRVVIRDVLGREKIVEIPYATDRNLLKKGLKDYFFTAGFLRKDYLNKSFDYSKFVINSEYRKGLTDNLTGGFSFYLQGLDGLNTGFGIYYLLGKFGLISPNLSFSYDKKKSSTGFQYGITYSKNLRFLRLRLSAIKSSDNFFMPSNVYGQPKDYYNALVGFRLFKFGFLNFSYIKRTYFDHPDSTNINVSYSKNLFKRINVSLSYNMYKSETNNKSFRFSINIPIGKSYYSSLNYQKNENQTKYSLSINQRYNPFDKFSFKGRIEKTQEYNNIYVDLSYNAKYATVYSEISYSSGFDNSLSYRIGLQGSLVRLGGKFFLRRAVQDSFGIVKIEPPIKNAKVLVNNRYAGKTDKEGTLFIPTFYPYYPNEVSIDPSSLNVKTYIDKNVVTFVPYKNHGYLIKFKAEQMNSVRLKIKFPDGTFPEPGTHFYVDGKKVGIIGYKGKAFIENISVGEHTATIDYGYTGCSFKIKITKDIIKKVVPYIGEYICRPIKEGKNEDSKNNID, encoded by the coding sequence TTGTATGTAAAACAGTCAGAACTTAAACGGATTGGCCTTACAAAAATACCTCCTAATGTTACTAAACTTATCAAAAAACAACCTTACGTATGTATCACATGCATAAAAGGAGTAGAAATTGATATAAACTATAATCTTCTTACAGCTAATATAAAAGTGCCTCCTGAATACTTTTCCCAAAAAAAAGTAGAGATTAAAAGAAGAAAAATAACTCCTGTGGAAAGTAATGGATGGTTTATAGAATATGATTCTTTGTATTCTAAATATTCTACCCACAATGAATTAAGAACAAAACTCAATTTTAATTACTTTTTTTCAAATAAAAACTTTTACACAGATTTTGTCCATTATTCCGATCAAAATGAAAATAAGCTTATACGTCTGGATTCTATGCTACGTATAGATGACGTGCCTAATATAAGAGAGATTGATATTGGAGATATATACCTCCAAAACTCTATATGGAATTACTATTTACGGGTTGGCGGTTTTAGAATAGGCACAAATTATGATCTGAGACCAGATATTATTACTTATCCTTTACCGGATTTTTCCGGAAAGATAGCCGTTCCATCATCGATTGATATTTTTGTGGAAAATGCTAAGGTCTTTTCCCAGAATCTAAAACCGGGTCCTTTTGAAATAAGAGATATTCCTGTAATAACTCCTGAAGGAAATATAAGAGTTGTTATAAGAGATGTATTAGGAAGAGAAAAAATTGTTGAAATTCCTTACGCAACAGATAGAAATCTGTTAAAAAAAGGCCTAAAAGATTACTTTTTTACAGCAGGATTCTTGAGAAAGGATTATTTAAACAAAAGTTTTGATTATTCTAAATTTGTCATTAACAGTGAATACAGAAAAGGGCTTACTGATAATCTGACTGGAGGTTTTAGCTTTTATCTTCAGGGATTAGATGGATTAAATACAGGATTTGGAATTTATTACTTATTGGGCAAGTTTGGTTTAATATCTCCAAATCTTTCCTTTTCTTATGACAAAAAGAAATCCTCAACGGGTTTCCAGTATGGTATAACCTACTCTAAAAATCTCAGATTTTTGAGACTTAGACTTTCTGCAATAAAAAGTTCAGATAATTTCTTTATGCCTTCAAATGTTTATGGTCAACCGAAGGATTATTATAATGCTCTTGTTGGATTTAGACTATTTAAGTTTGGTTTTCTAAACTTTTCTTACATAAAAAGAACCTACTTTGATCATCCGGATTCAACTAATATAAATGTTTCTTATTCTAAAAACTTATTCAAACGAATAAATGTATCACTATCGTACAACATGTATAAATCAGAAACAAATAATAAATCTTTCCGTTTTTCTATAAACATACCTATTGGGAAATCATATTACTCAAGCCTGAATTACCAAAAAAATGAAAATCAAACTAAATACTCGCTTAGCATTAACCAACGATACAACCCATTTGATAAATTCTCTTTCAAAGGAAGGATAGAGAAAACACAGGAATATAACAATATTTATGTAGATTTAAGTTATAATGCCAAATATGCAACAGTATACTCTGAAATTTCTTATTCTTCAGGATTTGATAACTCTCTATCTTATAGAATAGGACTGCAGGGAAGTCTTGTCCGTTTAGGAGGTAAATTTTTCCTCCGAAGAGCCGTTCAGGATAGCTTTGGCATAGTAAAAATAGAGCCACCTATTAAAAATGCAAAAGTGTTAGTCAATAACAGGTATGCTGGGAAAACAGATAAAGAAGGCACGTTATTCATCCCAACCTTTTATCCGTATTATCCAAATGAAGTATCAATAGACCCTTCAAGCCTTAATGTTAAAACATATATTGATAAGAATGTTGTTACATTTGTGCCTTATAAAAATCATGGATATCTCATAAAATTCAAAGCAGAGCAGATGAATTCTGTTAGATTAAAAATAAAATTCCCTGATGGAACTTTTCCTGAACCTGGAACACATTTTTATGTAGACGGCAAAAAGGTGGGAATTATAGGTTATAAAGGCAAAGCATTCATTGAAAACATTTCAGTGGGAGAACATACAGCAACTATTGATTACGGTTATACAGGATGTAGTTTTAAAATAAAAATAACAAAAGATATTATAAAGAAAGTAGTTCCATATATCGGGGAGTATATATGCAGGCCTATTAAGGAGGGAAAAAATGAAGATAGTAAAAATAATATTGATTAG
- a CDS encoding spore coat protein U domain-containing protein produces the protein MLILIESFAKEHNFNNSGSCYAQIEDISFGVYNPFDRIVKRTYATLRVVCNSKNNISFTVKVLGGNSSNPAKRYLYSASSGGKLYYNLFYRNCILGDGTQNTCVISGMTRCGRKHFSERRFCIVGVIPPMQNVPVADDYQDHLTVIIEY, from the coding sequence TTGTTAATATTAATAGAATCTTTTGCAAAAGAGCATAATTTCAATAATAGTGGAAGTTGTTATGCTCAGATAGAAGATATATCATTTGGAGTTTACAATCCTTTCGACCGCATAGTCAAAAGAACATATGCAACTTTAAGAGTTGTGTGTAACTCTAAGAATAATATATCTTTTACAGTTAAAGTGTTAGGTGGAAATAGTAGTAATCCAGCCAAAAGGTATCTTTATTCTGCATCTTCCGGTGGAAAACTTTATTACAACTTATTCTATAGAAACTGTATACTTGGAGATGGAACTCAAAACACTTGTGTAATTTCAGGAATGACAAGATGTGGAAGGAAACATTTCAGTGAAAGAAGATTCTGTATAGTTGGCGTAATACCCCCTATGCAAAATGTTCCTGTAGCAGATGATTATCAGGATCATCTTACTGTGATTATAGAGTATTAA
- a CDS encoding deoxyguanosinetriphosphate triphosphohydrolase, whose amino-acid sequence MNIREQLEELEYQFLHPSAAKSREAKREKEEKECDLRTKFQRDRDRILHSKAFRRLKHKTQVFLSPEGDHYRTRMTHTLEVAQIGRTIAKALRLNEDLVEAIALGHDLGHTPFGHAGEFILKEGASYHHARQSLRVVEKLANEGRGLNLTEEVKDGILKHSKGNSPLIAEGNMPKTLEGEIIRLADKIAYINHDLEDAMRARLIDENDIPSDIKKILGETKSERISTIVKSVIYSTIENNYQHIVMDEKIYKAMYDLRQWLFDNVYLAKPVVDELEKGKGIVRALYEYFVEHYEEIPYYQKYLELWGEYEPKQAAVDYVAGMTDRFALKTYERIFIPKSWHIL is encoded by the coding sequence ATGAATATAAGAGAGCAATTAGAAGAGTTAGAATACCAGTTTTTACATCCTTCTGCTGCCAAAAGCAGAGAGGCAAAAAGGGAAAAAGAAGAAAAAGAATGTGACCTTAGAACAAAATTCCAGAGAGACAGGGATAGAATTCTTCATTCAAAGGCATTCCGCAGATTAAAACATAAAACACAGGTTTTTTTATCCCCTGAAGGTGACCACTACAGAACACGAATGACCCATACATTAGAAGTAGCCCAGATAGGTAGAACAATAGCAAAAGCATTACGCCTTAATGAAGACCTTGTGGAAGCAATAGCCCTTGGACATGACCTTGGGCATACTCCTTTTGGACATGCAGGGGAGTTTATCTTGAAGGAAGGGGCTTCATACCATCATGCCAGACAAAGCCTTAGGGTTGTGGAAAAATTAGCAAATGAAGGCAGAGGGCTTAACCTTACTGAAGAGGTGAAAGATGGAATATTAAAGCATAGTAAAGGTAATTCTCCACTTATAGCGGAAGGAAATATGCCAAAAACCCTTGAAGGAGAAATAATAAGACTTGCAGACAAAATAGCCTATATAAACCACGACCTTGAGGACGCAATGAGAGCCCGTTTGATAGATGAAAATGATATACCTTCTGACATAAAAAAAATCTTAGGTGAAACAAAATCTGAAAGAATTTCAACCATAGTAAAAAGTGTAATCTACTCAACAATTGAAAATAACTACCAGCATATTGTAATGGATGAGAAGATATATAAAGCTATGTATGACCTTAGGCAGTGGTTATTTGATAATGTTTATCTTGCAAAACCTGTTGTTGATGAGCTGGAAAAAGGAAAAGGAATAGTAAGGGCTTTATATGAATATTTTGTGGAGCATTATGAAGAAATTCCGTATTACCAGAAATATCTGGAGCTATGGGGGGAATATGAGCCTAAGCAGGCAGCTGTTGATTATGTTGCAGGTATGACAGACAGATTTGCCCTAAAAACTTACGAAAGAATATTTATCCCCAAAAGCTGGCATATTCTTTAA
- a CDS encoding TlpA disulfide reductase family protein, with the protein MKNIVLGLILAIFVITGISTAKDIEKLYFYDLNGKKVSVASFKGKPTVLVFWQLHCLGCERELPEVSELAKEYKDKVRFYAVVINTRDILTIEEKKREWGFDLPVLISDYKTMVAFNIFGTPTTIVLDKNLKIKARFMGAGKVKFLKKVLDRLTKSK; encoded by the coding sequence GTGAAAAATATAGTATTAGGTTTAATTTTGGCAATATTTGTAATTACAGGAATATCAACTGCTAAAGATATTGAGAAACTCTATTTTTATGATTTAAATGGTAAAAAGGTCAGTGTGGCAAGTTTTAAAGGAAAACCTACTGTGCTTGTATTCTGGCAACTACACTGTCTGGGATGTGAAAGGGAACTTCCTGAGGTATCAGAACTGGCAAAGGAATATAAAGACAAAGTGAGATTTTATGCGGTTGTTATAAATACAAGGGACATACTGACAATTGAAGAGAAAAAAAGGGAGTGGGGATTTGACCTACCGGTACTGATTTCTGACTACAAAACAATGGTTGCATTTAATATATTTGGTACGCCAACAACTATTGTTCTGGACAAAAACTTGAAAATAAAAGCCAGATTTATGGGTGCAGGTAAAGTAAAATTCTTAAAAAAAGTTTTAGATAGACTTACAAAAAGTAAATAA
- the purQ gene encoding phosphoribosylformylglycinamidine synthase I, producing the protein MKFGVAVYPGSNCDYDTYRVIRDVLKEEVDFIDYRQTDIEGYDCIILPGGFSFGDYLRPGTLAAHTPLTAAVKEFADKGGLVIGICNGFQILTEAHLLPGALMPNIHGKFVCKPQYLRVENSNTPFTNQCEDGQILKIPIAHHDGNYFVDENTLKEMEDNDQIILRYCDEFGNITEDANPNGSLSNIAGICNKNKNVFGLMPHPERASESILGSEDGLYILKSILSA; encoded by the coding sequence TTGAAATTCGGTGTTGCTGTTTATCCAGGTTCAAACTGTGATTATGATACATACAGGGTTATCCGAGATGTCCTTAAGGAAGAGGTTGATTTTATAGATTACAGACAGACCGATATAGAAGGCTATGACTGTATTATTCTCCCTGGTGGATTTTCTTTTGGGGATTATCTTAGACCTGGAACACTGGCAGCTCACACACCTTTAACTGCTGCCGTTAAAGAGTTTGCTGATAAAGGTGGACTTGTTATAGGAATATGTAATGGCTTTCAAATCTTAACAGAAGCACATCTACTTCCTGGAGCTTTGATGCCAAATATACATGGAAAATTTGTGTGTAAACCACAATATCTCAGGGTTGAAAATAGCAACACTCCATTTACAAACCAGTGTGAAGATGGACAGATATTAAAAATACCTATAGCCCATCATGATGGAAATTATTTCGTTGATGAAAATACATTAAAAGAGATGGAAGATAATGACCAGATTATCCTCAGATATTGTGATGAATTTGGAAATATAACTGAAGATGCAAATCCAAACGGCTCACTTTCAAATATAGCCGGTATATGCAATAAAAACAAAAATGTTTTCGGGCTTATGCCTCACCCTGAAAGGGCATCAGAAAGTATTTTAGGCAGCGAAGACGGACTTTATATACTTAAATCAATTCTTTCAGCTTAA
- the purS gene encoding phosphoribosylformylglycinamidine synthase subunit PurS gives MLIKFFIKPRKGVLDPQGRAVAENLRSLGFSDVKDVKVGKYIEVYVQHSDKEKAIEEAKEMAKKALVNEIIEDYEFEVVED, from the coding sequence ATGCTTATAAAATTCTTTATAAAACCAAGAAAAGGAGTTTTAGACCCACAGGGAAGAGCTGTTGCTGAAAATCTCAGAAGCCTTGGTTTTTCAGATGTAAAGGATGTTAAGGTAGGAAAATATATAGAAGTTTATGTCCAGCATTCTGATAAAGAAAAAGCAATAGAAGAAGCTAAAGAAATGGCCAAAAAAGCCCTTGTAAATGAAATTATAGAAGATTACGAATTTGAAGTGGTGGAGGACTGA
- the rfaE1 gene encoding D-glycero-beta-D-manno-heptose-7-phosphate kinase has protein sequence MITKKRAKEIIQKFPEKSILIVGDLILDKYVWGEVERISPEAPVPVVEVKKETYNPGGASNVAWNISTLGASSYISGVIGQDENGKLLERLLLEKNIKPVNIIDKNRPTTEKTRIIAVSQQLLRIDKESKDKLPEDISSKLIDKINQIINQIDAVIVSDYGKGVITKEIMDYLKSTGKPVFVDPKPSNFYLYKNITTMTPNRNEAYQCVKAEKDIPVEEVGKQILKELDIKDLLITLGAEGMALFTENKVIRIPAKARKVFDVTGAGDTVIAVLALAKVSGATWEEAASLANYAASYVVGEIGTAAVPPETLLELIPD, from the coding sequence TTGATTACAAAAAAGCGGGCAAAGGAAATAATACAAAAATTCCCTGAAAAATCTATTCTGATAGTTGGAGACCTGATTTTAGATAAATATGTATGGGGTGAGGTTGAAAGAATTTCACCTGAAGCTCCTGTTCCTGTAGTTGAAGTAAAAAAAGAAACCTACAACCCCGGTGGTGCATCAAATGTTGCATGGAATATATCCACACTGGGAGCTTCCTCTTATATTTCCGGTGTTATTGGACAGGATGAAAATGGAAAACTCCTTGAAAGGCTCCTTTTAGAAAAAAATATAAAACCTGTAAATATCATTGATAAAAACAGACCCACAACAGAAAAAACCAGAATAATAGCCGTAAGCCAGCAATTGCTTAGAATAGATAAAGAAAGCAAAGACAAACTTCCAGAAGATATATCCTCTAAACTTATAGATAAGATTAATCAGATAATAAACCAGATAGATGCTGTTATTGTTTCTGACTACGGAAAAGGGGTGATTACAAAGGAAATTATGGATTACCTCAAAAGCACAGGAAAGCCTGTATTTGTTGACCCTAAACCATCAAACTTTTATCTGTATAAAAATATCACCACAATGACACCTAATAGAAATGAGGCTTACCAGTGTGTTAAAGCTGAGAAGGATATTCCTGTTGAAGAAGTGGGAAAACAAATCCTAAAGGAACTTGATATAAAAGACCTGCTTATAACCCTTGGAGCAGAGGGAATGGCCTTATTTACAGAAAATAAAGTAATCAGAATTCCAGCAAAAGCCAGAAAGGTTTTTGATGTTACAGGTGCTGGAGATACTGTTATTGCAGTTCTTGCACTGGCAAAGGTCAGTGGTGCCACATGGGAAGAGGCAGCATCACTGGCCAATTATGCTGCAAGTTATGTAGTTGGTGAAATTGGAACGGCTGCTGTTCCACCTGAAACTCTTCTTGAATTAATACCTGACTAA
- the argC gene encoding N-acetyl-gamma-glutamyl-phosphate reductase, producing the protein MKIAIVGASGYTGIELLRVLQLYPDIEINQIVSRQFTGKKLQEVFPNFSSSKLKDLIFSEETDIEASDFYFLCLPHEPSVELVKKLLEKNKKVIDLSAAYRIKNPAAYPEYYGFEHKYPDILLKAAYGLPEIYREQIREADIVANPGCYPTATLLALYPAVKEKVITENNVVVNALSGISGAGRSLKQQFHYPEAFGNAYAYSPIKHRHIPEMEDILKNVYGESITVRFTPHILPVSRGMISTVIYKTNLSKQQLIELYRLEYRYEPFIRFCDTPPQIKNVVGSNYCDIYVDKDERTGQAVVITAIDNLGKGASTQAVQNFNLMTDRDEEYILKNLSDTSILFP; encoded by the coding sequence ATGAAAATTGCCATTGTTGGTGCTTCAGGATATACAGGTATAGAGCTCCTTAGAGTCCTGCAACTTTATCCAGATATAGAAATAAATCAGATTGTTTCCCGTCAATTTACCGGCAAAAAATTACAGGAAGTATTTCCCAATTTTTCATCATCAAAACTAAAAGACCTTATATTTTCTGAGGAGACAGACATTGAAGCCTCAGATTTTTATTTTTTGTGCCTTCCCCATGAACCATCTGTGGAACTGGTGAAAAAACTTTTAGAAAAAAATAAAAAAGTAATAGATTTATCTGCTGCATACAGAATAAAAAATCCTGCAGCTTATCCTGAATATTACGGATTTGAGCATAAATATCCTGATATTCTTCTTAAAGCTGCTTACGGTTTACCTGAAATATACAGAGAACAGATAAGAGAAGCAGATATTGTTGCGAATCCCGGCTGTTATCCTACAGCAACATTACTTGCTTTATACCCTGCAGTAAAAGAAAAAGTAATTACAGAAAATAATGTTGTGGTAAATGCCCTTTCAGGTATATCAGGTGCAGGCAGAAGTTTAAAACAGCAATTTCATTACCCTGAAGCTTTTGGAAATGCTTATGCATATTCCCCGATAAAGCACAGGCACATACCTGAGATGGAAGATATTTTAAAAAATGTTTATGGAGAATCTATAACTGTAAGATTTACTCCACATATTTTGCCTGTTTCCAGAGGAATGATATCAACAGTTATCTATAAAACAAATCTTTCTAAACAACAGCTTATAGAACTATACAGGCTTGAGTATAGATATGAACCGTTTATAAGATTTTGTGATACTCCTCCACAGATAAAAAATGTTGTTGGTTCTAACTACTGCGATATCTATGTTGACAAAGATGAAAGAACAGGACAGGCAGTTGTTATAACTGCAATTGATAATCTTGGAAAAGGTGCATCAACACAAGCAGTTCAAAATTTTAACCTTATGACAGACAGAGATGAAGAATATATTTTAAAAAATCTGTCTGATACATCTATACTCTTTCCATAA
- the rpsI gene encoding 30S ribosomal protein S9 → MAEIVKIDPKVAKYGTGRRKEAVARVWIFPGEGKLYVKSSSGKEWEGKEYFERDILIEKINRPFVVTETLGKFDVYATVKGSGKPAQAEAIMYGIAKALLEYNPEFRPSLKSAGLLTRDARIKERKKYAQMGARAKYRWSKR, encoded by the coding sequence TTGGCTGAGATAGTGAAAATAGACCCAAAGGTTGCCAAATACGGAACAGGAAGAAGAAAAGAAGCTGTAGCAAGGGTATGGATTTTCCCAGGTGAAGGAAAGCTTTATGTTAAAAGTTCTTCTGGAAAGGAATGGGAAGGAAAAGAGTATTTTGAAAGGGATATCCTTATAGAAAAAATAAACAGACCTTTTGTTGTTACAGAAACACTTGGAAAATTTGATGTTTATGCAACTGTAAAAGGTAGTGGAAAGCCAGCACAGGCTGAAGCTATAATGTATGGTATTGCAAAAGCACTTTTAGAATACAATCCAGAATTCAGACCATCCCTTAAATCGGCAGGACTTCTTACAAGGGATGCAAGAATTAAAGAAAGAAAGAAATACGCTCAAATGGGTGCAAGAGCCAAATACAGATGGTCTAAGCGTTAA
- the rplM gene encoding 50S ribosomal protein L13, with translation MKTYHVRKEDVKRDWYVIDATGKNLGRLATLIANVLRGKHKPYFQPDVDVGDFVIVLNADKIQVTGKKLTDKLYQYHTHRPGGLRVRTLQWMLEHKPEEVIRLAVERMLPKNKLQKRYMKRLKVYTGNEHKHHAQNPKNLEELTALWKNF, from the coding sequence ATGAAAACATATCACGTTCGCAAAGAGGATGTTAAAAGAGATTGGTATGTAATTGATGCTACAGGAAAAAACCTTGGAAGACTTGCAACACTTATTGCAAATGTTTTAAGAGGCAAACACAAGCCTTACTTCCAGCCTGATGTTGATGTTGGCGATTTCGTTATAGTTCTTAATGCAGATAAAATTCAGGTTACAGGTAAAAAACTCACAGATAAACTTTATCAGTACCACACCCACAGACCAGGTGGTCTTAGAGTAAGAACTCTCCAATGGATGCTTGAACATAAACCTGAAGAAGTGATTAGATTGGCTGTAGAAAGAATGCTTCCTAAAAACAAACTCCAGAAAAGATATATGAAAAGATTAAAAGTTTACACAGGAAATGAGCATAAACACCATGCTCAAAACCCAAAAAATCTTGAAGAGCTTACAGCTCTCTGGAAAAACTTTTAA